AGAGGATAAGCACATGGATGTGATTAGGCATAATGGAGTAAGCCAGTAGTTTATATCTTTGCTTATCAAAATAATGAAAGGACTCCGCAATAACTTCACGGATATCATCTCTTTGAAGCAAGTTGGGAACATCGGGTGCTTTAGCGAGGAGCTCGTCAAACCAGGTAAAAAACTTTGCATCTTTATTTCTTTTCTTTTCTTCCCGCTCTTTTGTGTCAAGTGTGTCCAGTTCTTTATTATATTCGTCAACCTGCCTTGCATAGTCATCCATTACATTCTTAGGTAGATCATACTTCATTCTGTAGGTTATGAATATGGGTTTATTTACATCATAAAGGTGAGGTAGATTCCTCGACCAATACTGGTATTTTATCCTTTCTCCGGAGATATGGTTGTGTTCAGAGGTCATTTTTTGTTTCCTCCTTTTTTCTTAACGGCGCTCGCTATAGCGCCGAATAAATAAGGCGGAACGGCGTCCACCT
This genomic stretch from Candidatus Cloacimonas sp. harbors:
- a CDS encoding transposase; translation: MTSEHNHISGERIKYQYWSRNLPHLYDVNKPIFITYRMKYDLPKNVMDDYARQVDEYNKELDTLDTKEREEKKRNKDAKFFTWFDELLAKAPDVPNLLQRDDIREVIAESFHYFDKQRYKLLAYSIMPNHIHVLILSKTQENGDIYPIQHIIYTWKKYTALAINRLIGKTGNFWQKESYDRLVRDDSELANVVNYILMNPVKAGLVQQWQEWKGNYLSQDLI